A genomic segment from Candidatus Endomicrobium procryptotermitis encodes:
- a CDS encoding PTS sugar transporter subunit IIA, which translates to MKIMDFLSSDSINVELKATDKKSAIVELVEMLKATKKVKKTDEIIEVVLEREKLGSTGIGQGVAIPHGKTDVLQEQVGALGISHKGIEFNSLDGEPVHIIFLLVGPVEVAGQHLKALSRISRLFKDKFLRQAIRDAKAKEEIIKIIQQEDSY; encoded by the coding sequence ATGAAGATTATGGATTTTTTAAGTTCGGATTCAATTAATGTTGAGCTCAAAGCTACAGACAAGAAATCTGCGATTGTAGAGCTTGTGGAGATGCTGAAAGCTACAAAAAAAGTTAAAAAGACTGATGAAATTATTGAAGTCGTGTTAGAGCGCGAAAAACTCGGTTCCACCGGCATAGGGCAGGGCGTCGCGATTCCGCACGGAAAAACCGACGTTTTACAGGAGCAGGTAGGTGCTCTCGGGATCTCTCATAAAGGCATAGAGTTTAATTCTCTTGACGGTGAGCCAGTTCATATCATTTTTCTTTTGGTAGGTCCGGTTGAAGTCGCGGGGCAGCATCTTAAGGCGCTGTCGAGAATATCTAGGCTTTTTAAAGATAAATTTTTAAGACAGGCTATAAGAGACGCAAAAGCAAAAGAAGAAATAATAAAGATCATACAACAAGAGGACTCTTATTAA
- the rapZ gene encoding RNase adapter RapZ, protein MKTKFYIVSGMSGAGKSQALKIFEDFGFICVDNMPLQMTGDFIDICLKNPEKYKNVAMSVDARAGKSINSITDILKILKNKKIDYRIIFFNSDKNVLIKRYSETRRKHPLSNSVMEGIKLERKVIDKIFVIADEVIDTSNMTIGELKDRISKFTGTSAKKENLNISVTSFGYKYSIPSDADIVFDVRFITNPNYVHELKFKTGCDKAVKDYIRKQKEFLSFFNIFSKLIEKTLPGYIKEGKSHLTIAVGCTGGRHRSVFTVEELADFLKNRKYKVNVSHRDILRGK, encoded by the coding sequence ATGAAGACAAAGTTCTATATAGTATCGGGCATGTCGGGCGCGGGGAAAAGCCAGGCGCTCAAAATTTTTGAAGATTTTGGTTTTATCTGTGTTGACAATATGCCTCTTCAAATGACGGGAGATTTCATTGACATATGCTTGAAAAATCCGGAAAAATATAAAAATGTGGCAATGAGCGTGGATGCCAGAGCAGGAAAGTCGATAAATTCCATCACGGACATTCTTAAAATATTAAAGAATAAAAAGATAGATTACAGAATAATTTTTTTTAATTCCGATAAAAACGTTCTTATCAAAAGATATTCCGAAACGCGGCGGAAACATCCACTTAGCAATTCTGTTATGGAGGGTATAAAACTTGAAAGAAAAGTGATAGATAAAATTTTTGTAATAGCGGATGAAGTTATCGATACATCGAATATGACCATCGGAGAACTTAAAGACAGGATTTCAAAGTTTACGGGGACGTCCGCAAAAAAAGAAAATTTAAATATTTCAGTAACTTCTTTCGGTTATAAATACAGCATTCCTTCTGATGCTGACATAGTTTTTGATGTGCGTTTTATCACTAATCCCAACTATGTGCATGAGTTGAAATTTAAAACGGGATGCGACAAAGCGGTAAAAGATTACATAAGAAAACAAAAAGAATTTTTGTCTTTTTTCAATATATTTTCAAAACTTATAGAAAAAACTCTTCCAGGATATATTAAAGAAGGAAAAAGTCATCTTACGATAGCCGTTGGTTGTACGGGCGGAAGGCACAGGTCGGTTTTTACTGTGGAAGAGCTTGCAGATTTTTTGAAAAACAGAAAATATAAGGTAAATGTCAGTCACAGAGATATTTTACGTGGAAAATAA
- a CDS encoding YvcK family protein, whose product MENNVENLSIAALGGGSGLSTLLRGLKKYFGDIVAIVNVADDGGSSGILRSELGVLPPGDIRNCLVALSEEESLMSRLFQYRFPAKGTLAGHSFGNLFLTAMSAISGGFDNAIAKSGEVLAIRGKVLPATLSNITLEAELENREIIRGESLISKANKRIGRITLDPFYPPAAPEVLETLKNADVMIFGPGSLYTSIIVNFLIDGVVDAVKSSRAYKIYVCNIMTQPGETTDYKLSDHINAIEKHSYEGIIDCVLINRGKIPNNVAARYKKYGSYQVEADKVKIKTVKNILFSNEIYARHDSFKLVKALMKIIKENRK is encoded by the coding sequence GTGGAAAATAATGTGGAAAATTTAAGCATTGCCGCTTTGGGTGGAGGAAGTGGGTTATCGACACTTCTGAGAGGATTGAAAAAATATTTCGGCGACATCGTTGCCATAGTTAATGTTGCAGACGACGGTGGAAGTTCGGGGATACTCAGAAGTGAATTGGGAGTGCTGCCTCCGGGCGATATAAGAAATTGTCTGGTCGCTCTTTCGGAAGAGGAAAGCTTGATGTCGAGGCTTTTTCAATACAGGTTTCCCGCCAAAGGAACTCTCGCAGGGCATTCGTTTGGCAATTTGTTTTTGACTGCGATGTCCGCAATTTCCGGTGGATTTGACAATGCCATAGCCAAAAGCGGAGAAGTGTTGGCGATAAGAGGGAAAGTTTTGCCTGCGACTCTTTCAAACATCACTCTGGAAGCAGAACTTGAAAACAGGGAAATAATAAGAGGCGAAAGTCTGATATCAAAAGCGAACAAAAGAATCGGAAGAATAACGCTGGATCCTTTTTATCCACCTGCTGCACCTGAAGTGCTGGAAACATTGAAAAATGCCGACGTTATGATTTTCGGACCTGGCTCTTTGTATACTTCAATAATAGTTAATTTCTTGATAGACGGCGTTGTTGACGCGGTAAAATCGTCCAGAGCTTATAAAATATACGTATGCAATATTATGACGCAGCCCGGAGAAACTACAGATTATAAACTCTCCGATCATATTAATGCGATAGAAAAGCATTCTTATGAAGGAATCATAGATTGCGTTTTGATCAACAGAGGAAAAATTCCGAATAATGTCGCTGCAAGATATAAAAAATACGGCTCATATCAGGTTGAAGCTGATAAAGTAAAAATAAAGACAGTAAAAAACATCCTGTTTTCCAATGAAATTTACGCCCGCCACGACAGTTTTAAACTGGTAAAAGCTTTAATGAAAATAATTAAGGAAAATAGGAAATGA
- the hprK gene encoding HPr(Ser) kinase/phosphatase, with the protein MPLLDVGTLLKEKSEDLKLELLTGKGGLDRKITVSDINRPGLAFTGYFEHFPYERTQVIGTGEYTYLSSLPGEKQFEFLQNIFSHKNSTCCILTRNLKPSEFMIKVFSDLEVPLIKTTLNSSSFIGDLIYYLEGKLASSIKLHGVLTNVYGLGVLIVGKAGIGKSECALELVKRGHMLVADDIVDIKKRSGRTLVGSGLEITKHLIEVRGVGIIDVRNLFGIGNILDESHIELVIKLEEWESVKKYERVGIDEYFADILGVRVPEVTIPVGPGRNLAILVETASLNQRLKNKGLFTAKDLSNKLQKIISTKEKI; encoded by the coding sequence ATGCCGCTTTTGGATGTGGGCACTCTCTTAAAAGAAAAAAGCGAAGATTTAAAGCTTGAACTTTTGACTGGAAAAGGCGGCTTGGACAGAAAAATCACTGTTTCCGATATTAATAGGCCGGGTCTTGCATTTACAGGTTATTTTGAGCATTTTCCTTATGAAAGAACTCAGGTAATAGGAACAGGTGAATATACGTATTTAAGCTCTTTGCCTGGCGAGAAACAGTTTGAGTTTCTTCAAAATATTTTCTCGCATAAAAACTCTACATGTTGCATTTTGACAAGGAATTTGAAACCTTCCGAATTTATGATAAAAGTATTTTCGGATCTTGAAGTGCCTTTAATAAAAACTACTTTAAACTCATCATCATTTATAGGTGACTTGATTTATTATCTTGAAGGGAAACTTGCTTCTTCAATAAAACTACACGGCGTTCTCACAAATGTTTATGGGCTTGGAGTGTTGATAGTCGGAAAAGCCGGGATCGGAAAGTCCGAATGCGCTCTTGAGCTTGTAAAAAGAGGACATATGCTTGTTGCTGACGACATAGTAGATATAAAAAAACGCTCGGGAAGGACTTTGGTCGGTTCGGGACTTGAAATAACTAAACATTTGATTGAAGTAAGAGGCGTGGGCATTATCGACGTCAGAAATCTATTCGGCATAGGGAACATTCTTGATGAATCGCATATTGAGCTAGTAATAAAACTCGAAGAGTGGGAATCGGTTAAAAAGTACGAAAGAGTGGGAATCGACGAATATTTTGCAGATATACTTGGGGTAAGAGTTCCAGAAGTTACTATTCCCGTAGGACCGGGAAGAAATCTTGCAATATTGGTTGAAACTGCCAGCCTTAACCAGAGGCTTAAAAATAAAGGTCTTTTTACGGCGAAAGATTTAAGCAATAAACTTCAAAAAATCATTTCTACAAAAGAAAAAATATGA
- the lptB gene encoding LPS export ABC transporter ATP-binding protein, translating into MILRAEELFKKYKYRMVVNGVNIHVKQGEVVGLLGPNGAGKTTTFYMTVGLIKPYDGSIYLDDKEITNWPMYQRSRAGVGYLSQEPSIFRGLSVENNLSAIAQMLPVSKKVQKEKVNNLLEDFGLTKLRKQLSITLSGGEKRRLEIARALVNDPKFLLLDEPFVGIDPITVSDIQGIIAKLKTRDLGILITDHNVRETLEIIDRAYIIYEGKILLEGNAKELLENPKAKKVYLGENFKM; encoded by the coding sequence ATGATATTGAGAGCAGAAGAACTTTTTAAGAAATATAAGTACAGAATGGTTGTAAACGGAGTGAATATTCACGTTAAGCAGGGAGAAGTCGTGGGACTTTTGGGTCCTAATGGCGCGGGAAAAACAACTACGTTTTATATGACGGTCGGGCTTATTAAACCCTATGATGGCAGCATTTATCTCGATGATAAAGAGATAACAAATTGGCCGATGTATCAGCGTTCGAGGGCTGGCGTCGGTTATCTTTCACAGGAACCTTCCATATTTAGAGGTCTCAGCGTTGAAAATAATTTGTCCGCGATTGCTCAAATGCTCCCGGTTTCAAAAAAAGTGCAAAAGGAGAAAGTCAACAATCTACTTGAGGATTTCGGTCTTACCAAACTCAGAAAGCAGCTCAGCATTACTCTTTCCGGCGGCGAAAAAAGAAGGCTTGAAATTGCCAGAGCATTGGTAAACGACCCAAAATTTTTGCTTCTTGACGAACCTTTTGTAGGAATAGATCCGATAACCGTTTCGGATATTCAGGGAATAATAGCGAAACTTAAGACCAGAGATTTGGGGATACTCATTACCGATCACAATGTAAGAGAGACTCTTGAAATTATAGACAGAGCATATATAATTTATGAAGGCAAAATACTTCTGGAAGGAAATGCTAAAGAGCTTCTTGAAAATCCAAAGGCAAAAAAAGTATATCTCGGAGAAAATTTTAAGATGTAA
- the raiA gene encoding ribosome-associated translation inhibitor RaiA, which yields MQINITARHLKLTSAIDSYVRKKVSKSGKFFDGDSVWSHVILSVEKNRQITEINFHVGKMTFRAKEQSPDLYASIDLTVDKLEKQLRKRKEISKIHRKENLEVSKEKKSSLSEVFSYDTMEDSRTKISEIKRFDLKPVSIEEAISEMDILGYKVYMFLNSKTDKVNALYRSDGGSLILLEPEEVR from the coding sequence ATGCAGATTAACATTACGGCAAGACATCTTAAACTTACCAGCGCAATTGATTCTTATGTGCGTAAAAAGGTTTCAAAGTCCGGCAAATTCTTTGACGGTGATAGCGTTTGGTCTCATGTTATTTTATCGGTTGAGAAAAACAGACAGATAACGGAAATCAATTTTCATGTCGGCAAGATGACTTTCAGGGCAAAAGAGCAATCTCCCGATCTTTACGCGTCAATAGATCTCACCGTAGATAAACTTGAAAAACAACTCAGAAAGCGGAAAGAAATTTCAAAAATACACAGAAAAGAAAATCTTGAAGTTTCCAAAGAAAAGAAAAGTTCTTTATCGGAAGTGTTTTCTTATGATACCATGGAAGATTCGAGAACGAAAATTTCGGAAATTAAACGCTTTGATTTAAAGCCCGTTAGCATAGAAGAAGCTATAAGTGAAATGGACATTTTGGGATATAAAGTGTATATGTTTTTAAATAGTAAAACCGACAAGGTAAACGCGTTGTACCGCAGTGATGGCGGTTCGCTCATTTTACTTGAACCCGAAGAAGTAAGATAA